The DNA window CACGTCAAACTCAACGGACTGCAGTTTTGCCGCAATAGCGGGCACCAAATGGGCTTCCGGGTCCAGCACTCCCTGTAGCAGTTCCTTCAGCTGATCCTTTGAGACCGTGGGCTCGAGCTCCAACACCTGCTCCCAGATGTCTCTTTCTTTCAAAATATCGACGGCCAGGTCGTACAGATTGATACTCAGGATCCGGATGCCCGCCTGCTCCAGTCGGTTAACCAACTGCCGCTGAAGACGCTCTATTTCGACCGCTTCTTCAGGCCGGTAGGGGCAGATGAAGAAAGGCACTTCATTACCCAGTCCCTGTTTATTCAGAAATCGCTGGCCGGAAACTACGCTGAACAGGTGCTGTAGTCGCTCCTGCATCGGCATTTTGGCAATGTCCTTTCTCAAGCTGACATCCCCCTGATATCGGATTCATAGACTGGGAAGTAGAAAAACTCGTCAGGATTGTTCTGACGCAGCAACTCAACCAACCTGGGGCTTAGCAG is part of the Hydrocarboniclastica marina genome and encodes:
- a CDS encoding DUF1788 domain-containing protein; protein product: MRKDIAKMPMQERLQHLFSVVSGQRFLNKQGLGNEVPFFICPYRPEEAVEIERLQRQLVNRLEQAGIRILSINLYDLAVDILKERDIWEQVLELEPTVSKDQLKELLQGVLDPEAHLVPAIAAKLQSVEFDVLFLSGVGEVFPYIRSHNVLNNLQSTAKDQPTVMFFPGSYTHSLETGASLDLFGRLHDDKYYRAFNIFHYEA